ATCCCGAACGGTGTCGCTGAACTGCCGGCAGCAGAACCAGGCAGACTGCATCGGGAAATCGGTGTCTCAGACGACTATCGACTGATTGGGTTCGCAGGGCGTCTGGCTCCACAGAAGAATCTCCGCGATCTTATATGGGCGTTTCACCTGCTCAAACAGGCGGTTACAGTTCCCCTTGGACTGGTGCTCATCGGTGACGGCCCGCAGCGTGACAGTCTGGCAAAATTTGCCACGGATCTGGGCAGACGCGACCAGGTATTTTTTACGGGCCATCGTGATGATGCTGCCAGCCTGATTCCGAACCTGGCCATGTTTTGTCTGCCCAGCGCTTTTGAAGGAATGTCGAACAGTCTGATGGAAGCAATGGCCTGTGGACTGCCCTGTGTGGTCAGTGACATCTCTCCAAATCGGGAACTCATTCAACACGAACAAAACGGTCTGGTGTTTCCGGTGGGCGACACCACGTTGCTGGCAAAGACCATGTTGCGATGTCTCGACGACCAGGATCACTGCAGTCAGCTTGGACAGACAGCCAGGGAAACGATTTCACGAGAGTACAGTGTGATGGCCCTCGTGCAGCGTCATCAGGATCTCTACCAGCGACTTGTTGAGAACTCGCAGCGAGGTTCCGCAATCTTCTCGGAGGACCGATAGCGTGTGTGGAATTGCAGGAGCTGTCTGGTGGA
The DNA window shown above is from Fuerstiella sp. and carries:
- a CDS encoding glycosyltransferase; this translates as MIRIVYVIPTLDQSGAERQLTLLATGLPRDEYEPHVIALNRGGHYAQVMRDHGIPVHVLGKRFRFDPLTWFRLHSRLKAIRPHIIQSCIFAANSYVRLPGVRPAGSQLIVSERCVDSWKSDWQKSLDVKLSGRMDVMTANSQSVADFYRDEIGIAANVLHVIPNGVAELPAAEPGRLHREIGVSDDYRLIGFAGRLAPQKNLRDLIWAFHLLKQAVTVPLGLVLIGDGPQRDSLAKFATDLGRRDQVFFTGHRDDAASLIPNLAMFCLPSAFEGMSNSLMEAMACGLPCVVSDISPNRELIQHEQNGLVFPVGDTTLLAKTMLRCLDDQDHCSQLGQTARETISREYSVMALVQRHQDLYQRLVENSQRGSAIFSEDR